The proteins below come from a single Saccharopolyspora sp. SCSIO 74807 genomic window:
- a CDS encoding XRE family transcriptional regulator, with amino-acid sequence MTDHPSGGPLAAADVAGVLSSTDSERISLALHGRMRPDGAALIALEGALAGARRLEDRTSAAAVLPAVAGQRDVLERLAGAARGVRSAAVGLVSEIYQYLGWLHLPQDDFAGALHHLKRAALLALEADDPVRLATALSFRAYAHQRSGDSRQAATLATAAARNERIYPGLRTYLHFQRAEILACQGERRQASQLLVQADRLVARLPQADELPESGYWYVPAFFLGERAFVLDALGETAAAHESATACLSELPTEWRDTEWASERRALAEKGPQR; translated from the coding sequence GTGACCGACCACCCGTCCGGCGGTCCGCTGGCTGCCGCGGACGTCGCCGGAGTGCTCAGCAGCACGGACTCCGAGCGGATTTCCCTTGCCCTGCACGGAAGAATGCGCCCGGACGGTGCGGCACTGATCGCGTTGGAAGGCGCGCTGGCCGGCGCTCGACGGCTGGAGGATCGGACTTCGGCGGCGGCGGTGTTGCCGGCAGTGGCAGGGCAGCGGGACGTGCTCGAGCGACTGGCGGGCGCTGCGCGCGGTGTGCGGAGTGCGGCCGTCGGGCTGGTTTCGGAGATCTACCAGTACCTCGGTTGGCTGCACCTGCCACAGGACGACTTCGCGGGAGCTCTGCATCACCTGAAGCGGGCAGCGCTGCTCGCGCTGGAAGCCGATGACCCAGTGCGGTTGGCGACGGCTCTGAGCTTCCGGGCTTACGCGCACCAGCGTTCCGGTGACTCGCGGCAGGCCGCAACGCTGGCGACTGCTGCCGCACGGAACGAGCGGATCTACCCCGGTCTCCGGACGTACCTGCACTTCCAGCGCGCCGAAATCCTTGCGTGCCAAGGTGAGAGGCGGCAGGCGTCGCAGCTGCTGGTGCAGGCGGACCGGCTCGTGGCGCGGCTTCCGCAAGCCGACGAGCTGCCGGAGAGCGGCTATTGGTACGTGCCCGCGTTCTTCCTCGGCGAGCGCGCATTCGTACTGGACGCTCTCGGTGAAACGGCCGCGGCACACGAGTCCGCAACCGCGTGCCTATCCGAGCTACCCACCGAGTGGCGCGACACCGAATGGGCATCCGAACGCCGTGCACTGGCCGAGAAAGGCCCGCAACGGTGA
- a CDS encoding dihydrolipoamide acetyltransferase family protein produces the protein MTEIQMPRLSDTMEEGVIAGWQKKVGDQIKRGEVVAEIETDKAIMELEAYDDGVLEKVLVGEGTTVPIGTPIALVGDGSGAVAEAAEPAAPAGAPADASADAAAPAVESAPAEEPAPAAAPEPVNGSAPSKPKASPLAKAVAKDRGVDLAGVTGTGPGGRIIRADIDAAAAEPAAARSAAEPAPAPAAPAQPATAPVSGAGEDVEELPLSNVRKVTAKRLAESKQQAPHFYLTSAIDVTDLVAFRGNLNERLQAAGGPKVSLNDLVVKAVATALRANPSVNVSFGGDKLLQHKRIHLGVAVAIDDGLVVPVIRDTDRKSVSEIATEGREKAGRAREGKLKLDEMSGGTFTISNLGMFGIEQFSAVINPPEAAILAVGAAKEELQLVDGEVVARKILRVTLSADHRAIDGAVGAAFLQQLTALLEDPLRIIA, from the coding sequence ATGACTGAGATCCAGATGCCGCGCCTGTCCGACACGATGGAGGAAGGCGTGATCGCCGGCTGGCAGAAGAAGGTCGGCGATCAGATCAAGCGCGGCGAGGTCGTCGCCGAGATCGAGACCGACAAGGCGATCATGGAGCTGGAGGCCTACGACGACGGGGTGCTGGAGAAGGTGCTCGTCGGCGAGGGCACGACGGTTCCGATCGGCACGCCGATCGCGCTGGTCGGGGACGGGTCCGGGGCGGTCGCCGAGGCGGCTGAGCCTGCCGCGCCTGCCGGTGCGCCTGCGGATGCTTCGGCGGATGCGGCAGCGCCTGCCGTTGAGTCGGCGCCTGCCGAGGAACCTGCGCCTGCTGCTGCGCCGGAGCCCGTGAACGGCAGCGCGCCGTCGAAACCGAAGGCGTCGCCACTGGCGAAGGCGGTGGCCAAGGACCGCGGTGTGGACTTGGCCGGGGTCACCGGAACCGGTCCGGGCGGGCGCATCATCCGCGCCGACATCGACGCCGCGGCCGCCGAACCGGCTGCCGCTCGGTCCGCGGCCGAGCCCGCTCCGGCTCCGGCCGCGCCCGCCCAGCCCGCGACGGCCCCGGTTTCCGGCGCTGGCGAGGACGTCGAGGAGCTGCCGCTGAGCAACGTCCGCAAGGTCACCGCCAAGCGGCTCGCCGAGAGCAAGCAGCAGGCCCCGCACTTCTACCTGACCAGCGCGATCGACGTGACCGACCTGGTGGCGTTCCGCGGCAACCTCAACGAGCGCTTGCAGGCCGCGGGCGGTCCGAAGGTCAGCCTCAACGACCTGGTGGTCAAGGCGGTGGCGACCGCGCTGCGCGCGAACCCCTCGGTCAACGTCTCCTTCGGCGGCGACAAGCTGTTGCAGCACAAGCGGATTCACTTGGGCGTGGCGGTCGCGATCGACGACGGTCTGGTGGTGCCGGTCATCCGGGACACCGACCGCAAGAGCGTTTCGGAGATCGCCACCGAGGGCCGCGAGAAGGCCGGGCGCGCTCGCGAGGGCAAGCTGAAGCTCGACGAGATGTCCGGCGGCACGTTCACCATCTCGAACCTGGGCATGTTCGGCATCGAGCAGTTCTCCGCGGTGATCAACCCGCCGGAGGCGGCGATCCTCGCGGTCGGCGCCGCCAAGGAGGAGCTGCAACTGGTCGATGGGGAAGTGGTGGCCCGCAAGATCCTGCGAGTGACGCTCTCGGCGGACCACCGCGCCATCGACGGTGCCGTCGGCGCGGCCTTCCTGCAGCAACTGACGGCTCTGCTGGAGGACCCCCTCCGCATCATCGCCTGA
- the lpdA gene encoding dihydrolipoyl dehydrogenase, with protein MQEYDLLVVGGGPGGYVAAIRAAQRGLSVAVVEKEKPGGVCLNWGCIPTKAMLRSAEVYETVLHAAEYGVRAENVALDYDTVSRRKDSVVKGLTDGVAGLLKANGVSVLIGHARFTGPTTVDVYATGESELGANGPRYAADPVGDAPIDQVRAKDVIIATGSVPVQLPLPGADLPGVITSDGAFGLTEVPGRLLVIGGSAVGAEWASLFGSLGSEVSIVEMQSTLVPAEDAEVGKALGRSFGKRGINVLTGATVSKIERSGRGKNSALKVTVDGAKPQEIEADVVLFGVGRKPNTAALDLDRAGVALDPRGFVQVDDKLRTSVEHVHAIGDVTGKALLAHVASHQGIVAAETIAGHESHIDYDVIPAATFTHPEIASVGLTEAQAAEAGHEVVAAKFPFAALGRAQTYGDTEGFMKVVAGKQYGEVLGVHVFGPSASDLITEGALAMTLEATLDELAETVHAHPTLGEVGMEAAMSALGLPVHTAPPKKR; from the coding sequence GTGCAGGAATACGACCTCCTTGTGGTGGGCGGCGGCCCCGGCGGGTACGTCGCCGCGATCCGGGCCGCGCAGCGCGGCCTGTCCGTGGCCGTGGTGGAGAAGGAGAAGCCCGGCGGGGTGTGCCTGAACTGGGGCTGCATCCCCACCAAGGCGATGCTGCGCTCCGCCGAGGTCTACGAGACCGTCCTGCACGCCGCCGAGTACGGCGTGCGCGCCGAGAACGTCGCGCTGGACTACGACACCGTCAGCCGCCGCAAGGACAGCGTGGTCAAGGGGCTGACCGACGGGGTCGCGGGCCTGCTCAAGGCCAACGGCGTCAGCGTGCTCATCGGGCACGCCCGGTTCACCGGCCCGACCACCGTGGACGTCTACGCCACCGGTGAGTCCGAGCTCGGCGCGAACGGACCCCGCTACGCCGCCGACCCGGTCGGCGATGCGCCCATCGACCAGGTCCGCGCGAAGGACGTGATCATCGCGACCGGTTCGGTCCCGGTGCAGCTGCCGCTGCCCGGCGCCGACCTGCCCGGCGTGATCACCTCGGACGGCGCGTTCGGCCTGACCGAGGTTCCCGGGCGGCTGCTGGTCATCGGCGGCAGCGCGGTCGGTGCGGAGTGGGCCAGCCTGTTCGGCTCGCTGGGCAGCGAGGTCAGCATCGTCGAGATGCAGTCCACGCTGGTCCCGGCCGAGGACGCCGAGGTCGGCAAGGCGCTGGGCCGCTCGTTCGGCAAGCGCGGCATCAACGTGCTCACCGGCGCCACCGTCTCGAAGATCGAACGTTCCGGGCGCGGCAAGAACTCCGCGCTGAAGGTCACCGTGGACGGCGCCAAGCCCCAGGAGATCGAAGCCGACGTCGTGCTGTTCGGCGTCGGCCGCAAGCCGAACACCGCCGCGCTGGACTTGGACCGCGCCGGTGTGGCGCTGGACCCGCGCGGGTTCGTGCAGGTCGACGACAAGCTGCGCACCAGCGTCGAGCACGTGCACGCGATCGGCGACGTCACCGGCAAGGCGCTGCTCGCGCACGTCGCCTCGCACCAGGGGATCGTGGCCGCCGAGACGATCGCGGGCCACGAGTCGCACATCGACTACGACGTCATCCCGGCCGCGACGTTCACCCACCCCGAGATCGCCAGCGTCGGGCTCACCGAGGCGCAGGCCGCTGAAGCGGGGCACGAGGTCGTCGCCGCGAAGTTCCCGTTCGCCGCGCTGGGCCGCGCGCAGACCTACGGCGACACCGAGGGCTTCATGAAGGTCGTCGCGGGCAAGCAGTACGGCGAGGTGCTGGGCGTGCACGTGTTCGGCCCGTCGGCCAGCGACCTGATCACCGAGGGCGCGCTGGCGATGACGCTGGAGGCGACGCTCGACGAGCTCGCCGAAACCGTCCACGCGCACCCGACGCTCGGCGAGGTCGGCATGGAGGCGGCGATGTCCGCCCTCGGTTTGCCGGTCCACACGGCTCCGCCGAAGAAGCGCTAA
- a CDS encoding GntR family transcriptional regulator — MPPAPHRAPRPQLSDEVAVRIRDRIMTGKLRRGQHLPLERLAEEIGVSVTPVREALLALRGEGFVELEPRRGFTVVPLNRQDVADANRLRAGLAGELAARTAERISIAQLDALEAVQAELEHATRFGIGDAVQLDQRFHTAIHDVAESAKLDWFLRLASRYVPQRIGAATPGLTELTESEHREILRALRNRDAEAARWAMHEHAINTGRALLRYLDEQEIWDQ, encoded by the coding sequence ATGCCCCCAGCGCCCCACAGAGCACCCCGCCCGCAGCTGTCCGACGAAGTGGCCGTCCGGATCCGCGACCGGATCATGACGGGCAAGCTGCGCCGCGGCCAGCACCTGCCCCTGGAGCGCCTCGCGGAGGAGATCGGGGTCAGCGTGACCCCCGTGCGGGAGGCGCTGCTGGCGTTGCGCGGCGAAGGGTTCGTCGAGCTCGAACCTCGCCGCGGCTTCACCGTCGTGCCGCTGAATCGGCAGGACGTGGCCGACGCCAACCGGTTGCGGGCCGGGCTGGCGGGCGAGCTGGCCGCCCGCACCGCCGAGCGGATCAGCATCGCGCAGCTGGACGCGCTGGAGGCGGTGCAGGCGGAGCTGGAGCACGCCACCCGCTTCGGCATCGGCGACGCGGTGCAGCTCGACCAGCGGTTCCACACCGCGATCCACGACGTCGCGGAGTCCGCCAAGCTGGACTGGTTCCTGCGGCTGGCGTCCCGCTACGTGCCGCAGCGGATCGGCGCGGCCACGCCCGGACTGACCGAGCTGACCGAATCCGAGCACCGCGAGATCCTGCGCGCCTTGCGCAACCGGGACGCCGAAGCCGCGCGGTGGGCGATGCACGAGCACGCGATCAACACCGGGCGGGCGCTGCTTCGCTACCTCGACGAGCAGGAAATCTGGGATCAATGA
- a CDS encoding alpha-ketoacid dehydrogenase subunit beta encodes MTYRQALHDTLRDEMHRDEDVFLIGEEIGVFEGSYKITAGLLEEFGEKRVRDTPIAEEGFVGAAVGAAMLGLRPVVELMTINFSLIALDQIVNHAAKIYGMFGGQTSVPMVLRTPGGGGQQLGATHSQNIELYYAFVPGLKVVAPSTPADAKALLLASLRDDDPVLFLENLALYNTKGEVPDDVAPAEIGKAAVTREGSDVTIIGYSRMAGIAGQVAAKLHDEEGIDAEVVDLRSLRPLDRETVVNSVRKTGCAVVAEDDWLTYGIGAEIAASISDGAFDYLDAPVRRVAAAEVPLPYAKPLEKAALPSAESLTTAVRETLDAVGARR; translated from the coding sequence ATGACTTACCGCCAGGCGTTGCACGACACGCTGCGCGACGAGATGCACCGCGACGAAGACGTGTTCCTCATCGGTGAGGAGATCGGTGTCTTCGAGGGCTCTTACAAGATCACCGCCGGGCTGCTGGAAGAGTTCGGCGAGAAGCGGGTGCGCGACACCCCGATCGCCGAGGAGGGCTTCGTCGGCGCCGCGGTCGGTGCCGCGATGCTGGGGCTGCGCCCGGTCGTGGAGCTCATGACGATCAACTTCTCGCTGATCGCGCTGGACCAGATCGTCAACCACGCGGCCAAGATCTACGGCATGTTCGGCGGGCAGACCAGCGTGCCGATGGTGCTGCGCACGCCCGGTGGCGGCGGTCAGCAGCTGGGCGCGACGCACTCGCAGAACATCGAGTTGTACTACGCGTTCGTGCCGGGCTTGAAGGTCGTCGCCCCGAGCACGCCCGCGGACGCGAAGGCGCTGCTGCTGGCGTCGCTGCGGGACGACGATCCGGTGCTGTTCCTGGAGAACCTGGCGCTGTACAACACCAAGGGAGAGGTGCCGGACGACGTCGCGCCCGCGGAGATCGGCAAGGCCGCGGTGACCCGCGAGGGCTCGGACGTGACGATCATCGGCTACTCCCGGATGGCCGGGATCGCCGGGCAGGTGGCCGCGAAGCTGCACGACGAGGAAGGCATCGACGCCGAGGTCGTGGACCTGCGCAGCCTGCGCCCGCTGGACCGGGAGACCGTGGTGAACTCGGTGCGCAAGACCGGGTGCGCAGTGGTGGCCGAGGACGACTGGCTGACCTACGGCATCGGCGCGGAGATCGCCGCGTCCATTTCGGACGGTGCGTTCGACTACCTGGACGCGCCGGTGCGCCGGGTGGCGGCCGCCGAGGTGCCGCTGCCCTACGCCAAGCCGCTGGAGAAGGCCGCGTTGCCGTCGGCCGAGTCGTTGACCACCGCCGTCCGGGAAACCTTGGACGCCGTCGGCGCTCGCCGCTGA
- a CDS encoding DUF397 domain-containing protein — MDEMNSDQHPTAWRKSSRSSGGASNCVEVGRISGGAAVRDTKDRAAGHFAATADQWATFLTVIKSGRFEV; from the coding sequence ATGGACGAAATGAACAGCGACCAGCATCCGACAGCATGGCGCAAGAGCAGTCGCAGTAGCGGCGGCGCGAGCAACTGCGTCGAGGTCGGCCGTATCTCCGGCGGCGCCGCCGTCCGCGACACCAAGGACCGCGCGGCAGGTCACTTCGCCGCCACTGCCGACCAGTGGGCCACCTTCCTCACCGTGATCAAGTCCGGGCGCTTCGAGGTGTGA
- the pdhA gene encoding pyruvate dehydrogenase (acetyl-transferring) E1 component subunit alpha has translation MAQTATRSKPATRTKSGRTPARAAKSGPFGGESHELLRGYFQQMTLIRRFEERAAQGYTQAKIGGYCHLNLGEEATVVGLMSALRKTDLLFTNYREHGYAIAKGIEPGRVMAELYGRSTGTSKGWGGSMHMFDSDAGLLGGYGIVGGQIPLATGAAMAVDYRGGDQVVMCQMGDGTTNIGAFHEALNIAALWNLPVVFVVVNNHMGMGTTVDKASAESDLYKRAAAYRMHGERVDGNNVLEVRDAATKLVEQARESGTPALLEAVSDRLKGHSVVDPGKYRSEDSVQQARANDPVVNFRAKLIDAGVLDEDAAAEIEKQAQADADAAVAFADDSPHPEVSTLFDYTYATPVANDSRRLPADPVF, from the coding sequence ATGGCGCAGACCGCGACCCGCAGCAAGCCCGCGACCCGCACCAAGTCCGGCCGCACGCCCGCACGCGCCGCCAAGAGCGGCCCGTTCGGCGGGGAGTCGCACGAGCTGCTGCGCGGCTACTTCCAGCAGATGACGCTGATCCGCCGCTTCGAGGAGCGCGCCGCGCAGGGCTACACCCAGGCCAAGATCGGCGGCTACTGCCACCTAAACCTGGGTGAGGAGGCCACCGTCGTCGGCCTGATGTCGGCGCTGCGCAAGACCGACCTGCTGTTCACCAACTACCGCGAGCACGGCTACGCGATCGCCAAGGGCATCGAGCCGGGCCGGGTGATGGCCGAGCTCTACGGCCGCAGCACCGGCACTTCCAAGGGCTGGGGCGGTTCGATGCACATGTTCGACTCCGACGCCGGGCTGCTCGGCGGCTACGGCATCGTCGGCGGGCAGATCCCGCTGGCCACGGGTGCCGCGATGGCCGTCGACTACCGCGGTGGCGACCAGGTCGTGATGTGCCAGATGGGCGATGGCACCACCAACATCGGCGCGTTCCACGAGGCGCTGAACATCGCCGCGCTGTGGAACCTCCCGGTGGTGTTCGTGGTGGTGAACAACCACATGGGCATGGGCACCACGGTGGACAAGGCTTCGGCGGAGTCGGACCTGTACAAGCGCGCCGCGGCTTACCGGATGCACGGCGAGCGGGTGGACGGCAACAACGTGCTCGAGGTCCGCGACGCGGCCACGAAGCTGGTCGAGCAGGCCCGCGAGTCCGGCACGCCCGCGCTGCTGGAGGCGGTCAGCGACCGGCTCAAGGGCCACTCGGTGGTGGACCCGGGCAAGTACCGCAGCGAGGACTCGGTGCAGCAGGCCCGCGCGAACGACCCGGTGGTGAACTTCCGGGCGAAGCTGATCGATGCAGGCGTGCTCGACGAGGACGCCGCCGCGGAGATCGAGAAGCAGGCGCAGGCCGACGCCGACGCCGCGGTCGCCTTCGCCGACGACAGCCCGCACCCCGAGGTGTCCACGCTGTTCGACTACACCTACGCCACCCCGGTGGCGAACGATTCCCGGCGCCTGCCCGCCGACCCGGTGTTCTGA
- a CDS encoding PPOX class F420-dependent oxidoreductase has product MFSEEELEYLTGQWVGRLSTSQPDGTLQVNPVGFGVNRALGSIDIGGYDMSRSRKYRNVLDNGRAAFVVDDVYSVDPWRVRFLEIRGHAEAIGEPADAQDQARFGPIIRVHPERILSLGLHPGDLDDSPHAVGIRSRRAG; this is encoded by the coding sequence GTGTTCAGCGAAGAGGAACTCGAGTATCTGACGGGGCAGTGGGTCGGGCGGTTGTCCACCAGCCAGCCGGACGGGACGTTGCAGGTGAATCCGGTGGGGTTCGGGGTCAACCGGGCGCTGGGGAGCATCGACATCGGCGGCTACGACATGAGCCGCAGCCGCAAGTACCGCAACGTGCTCGACAACGGGCGGGCCGCGTTCGTGGTGGACGACGTGTACTCGGTCGATCCGTGGCGGGTGCGCTTCCTGGAGATCCGGGGGCACGCCGAGGCGATCGGTGAGCCGGCCGACGCGCAGGACCAGGCCCGGTTCGGGCCGATCATCCGGGTGCACCCGGAACGCATCCTCAGCCTCGGGTTGCATCCCGGCGATCTCGACGATTCCCCGCACGCGGTCGGAATCCGCAGTCGCCGAGCCGGCTGA
- a CDS encoding helix-turn-helix transcriptional regulator — protein sequence MVSSADTPRARALGAELRQARQRSGMTTRELAESVDRSSSHVSRWENGKLTPSETDTATILAVLGVNGADRERMLELARDALEPNWVAPGTDKQLAALTDYERTATTIINVEPLMIPGLLQTYDYARHIIAEFGASGRSEADQRAQLRVGRQHVLTGSSPKQLIAIIGEAALRYPPCPAEVMAGQLHELQRWGARDHIDIRVLPIDRPAGPAMSGSWALIEFADTRPVVQLEHYDTSTTITDVRAVGRYRNAADMLCEVAMNAIESAELIAEILGGKEKSC from the coding sequence ATGGTCAGCAGCGCAGACACACCGCGAGCGCGTGCTCTCGGCGCCGAGCTCCGACAAGCACGCCAACGCAGCGGCATGACCACTCGGGAACTCGCCGAGTCGGTCGATCGCAGCAGCTCGCACGTATCGCGTTGGGAAAACGGAAAGCTGACGCCGAGCGAAACTGACACGGCAACGATACTCGCCGTCCTTGGAGTCAACGGCGCGGATCGTGAGCGAATGCTCGAATTGGCACGAGACGCTCTCGAACCGAACTGGGTTGCCCCCGGCACGGACAAACAGTTAGCGGCATTGACCGACTACGAACGAACCGCTACGACAATCATCAACGTGGAACCGCTGATGATTCCCGGACTGCTGCAGACCTATGACTACGCACGACACATCATCGCCGAGTTCGGAGCATCCGGTCGCAGCGAAGCCGACCAGCGCGCGCAGCTTCGAGTCGGGCGTCAGCACGTCCTTACCGGCAGCTCCCCGAAGCAGCTCATCGCGATCATAGGCGAGGCAGCATTGCGCTATCCGCCGTGCCCAGCCGAGGTAATGGCCGGACAGCTCCACGAACTGCAACGGTGGGGCGCACGGGACCACATCGACATTCGAGTTCTCCCGATCGATCGCCCGGCCGGTCCGGCCATGAGCGGTTCCTGGGCACTGATCGAGTTCGCTGATACCAGACCAGTGGTGCAGCTCGAACATTACGACACCTCCACGACCATCACCGACGTGAGAGCGGTCGGCCGCTACCGAAACGCCGCCGACATGCTCTGCGAAGTAGCAATGAATGCGATCGAGTCGGCTGAACTCATCGCAGAAATTTTAGGAGGCAAGGAGAAGTCATGCTGA
- a CDS encoding helix-turn-helix domain-containing protein, with the protein MAADPARPLPDPGHVAAITHSLAAARLGDAERLARRLMGAIFTDNPEWTDYRPVPREDLYDGCKRYLERVLQILSGEVGGPDGDDVAAAIGRRRAEQGVPLEVMLRTFRLGGRIVWEALVEQAHADRADPDVVLGAATSMWTVIDGLSSTLSTSYRNTELERLRRDDQRRHALVEDLLSGRARDTAFAQRTAKELDLPTGGRYLVVVAEMRADGSFALAGQSEALGGVHIRSVWQVRADTLVGLVALEQRAEPGALEVLRPLARGRVAASPPVKGLAEVGLAHQLALTALGTASYNTPQLVSLEQRYPEALLVQSPDLAQRLLDSQLGPVLELPVKERDMLLETLSAWLEENCSTANAAVRLHCHRNTVLNRLHRIGALIDRPLHGRAAYVSLSLALSALHLRDGLRD; encoded by the coding sequence GTGGCCGCAGATCCCGCCCGCCCGCTGCCCGATCCGGGGCACGTCGCGGCGATCACGCATTCGCTCGCCGCGGCCCGGCTCGGGGATGCCGAGCGGCTCGCCCGGCGGTTGATGGGGGCGATCTTCACCGACAACCCGGAGTGGACCGACTACCGCCCGGTCCCGCGGGAGGACCTCTACGACGGCTGCAAGCGCTACCTGGAGCGGGTGCTGCAGATTCTCAGCGGCGAGGTCGGCGGCCCGGACGGCGACGACGTCGCCGCCGCGATCGGGCGCCGCCGCGCCGAGCAGGGCGTGCCGCTGGAGGTCATGCTGCGCACCTTCCGGCTCGGCGGGCGCATCGTGTGGGAGGCGCTGGTCGAGCAGGCGCACGCCGACCGCGCCGACCCGGACGTGGTGCTGGGCGCGGCCACCTCGATGTGGACGGTGATCGACGGCTTGTCCTCGACGCTGTCGACCTCCTACCGCAACACCGAGCTGGAGCGGTTGCGCCGCGACGACCAGCGCAGGCACGCCCTGGTGGAGGACCTGCTCAGCGGCCGCGCGCGGGACACCGCGTTCGCGCAACGCACCGCGAAGGAACTCGACCTGCCGACCGGCGGCCGCTACCTGGTGGTGGTCGCCGAGATGCGCGCCGATGGCAGCTTCGCGCTGGCCGGGCAGAGCGAAGCGTTGGGCGGTGTGCACATCCGCTCGGTGTGGCAAGTGCGCGCGGACACACTCGTCGGGCTCGTCGCCCTGGAGCAGCGCGCTGAACCGGGTGCGCTGGAGGTGCTGCGCCCGCTGGCCCGCGGCCGGGTGGCGGCGTCACCGCCGGTGAAAGGCCTGGCCGAGGTGGGCCTGGCGCACCAGCTCGCGCTCACCGCGCTGGGCACCGCCTCTTACAACACGCCGCAGCTGGTGTCGCTGGAGCAGCGCTACCCGGAGGCGCTGCTGGTGCAGTCGCCCGACCTGGCGCAGCGGCTGCTGGATTCGCAGCTGGGGCCGGTGCTGGAGCTGCCGGTCAAGGAGCGCGACATGCTGCTGGAGACGCTGTCGGCGTGGCTGGAGGAGAACTGCTCGACGGCCAACGCCGCGGTGCGGCTGCACTGCCACCGCAACACGGTGCTCAACCGGCTGCACCGGATCGGCGCGCTGATCGACCGGCCGCTGCACGGGCGGGCGGCGTACGTGTCGCTGTCGCTGGCGTTGTCGGCACTACACCTGCGGGATGGGCTCCGCGACTGA
- a CDS encoding DUF397 domain-containing protein, translating into MLTQHSAGHWRTSSYSGGNNCVEVSGVAGCARVRDTKNRSAGYFTISSQQWSSFVSAIKMGRYDICA; encoded by the coding sequence ATGCTGACGCAACACTCAGCAGGACACTGGCGCACGTCGAGCTACAGCGGCGGGAACAACTGCGTTGAGGTCAGCGGAGTCGCCGGTTGCGCCAGAGTGCGCGACACGAAAAACCGTTCCGCGGGCTACTTCACCATCAGCTCGCAGCAGTGGTCCAGCTTCGTCTCAGCGATCAAGATGGGCCGCTACGACATCTGCGCATGA